A stretch of Amycolatopsis balhimycina FH 1894 DNA encodes these proteins:
- the add gene encoding adenosine deaminase produces MRDLAALPKAHLHVHLESTVRPGTLRELGEANGVDVPGEPPVFDGFRAFADYNALIRSCLQRPEDFERIAREYCEDEAAQGTRYAEVTFTAASHGERLGDLEMPLASVLKGLSHSTDLEWRLLLDHSRRRSVERAERTLDLALKYDEVFAIGMAGEENHSLRPFATVFEKARAGGLHLLHHTGEDAGPDSIREALEVGRTERLGHGIRVLDDPALVAEVRDRGLALEVCPSSNVTLGLVPSLPEHPLRRLRDAGLTVTLNTDVPSVTGANLTEEYARVQEAFGYDDATMTDFARASVTASFAPEATKKAMLRDIDAWLTPAAAG; encoded by the coding sequence ATGCGCGACCTGGCCGCCCTGCCGAAGGCCCACCTGCACGTCCACCTGGAGAGCACCGTCCGCCCAGGCACACTCCGCGAGCTGGGCGAAGCCAACGGCGTCGACGTCCCCGGCGAACCCCCGGTGTTCGACGGCTTCCGCGCCTTCGCCGACTACAACGCGCTCATCCGGTCCTGCCTCCAGCGGCCCGAGGACTTCGAACGCATCGCGCGCGAGTACTGCGAGGACGAAGCCGCCCAAGGTACGCGCTACGCGGAAGTCACCTTCACCGCGGCCTCGCACGGCGAACGCCTGGGCGACCTCGAGATGCCGCTCGCGTCCGTCCTCAAAGGACTGTCGCACAGCACGGACCTCGAGTGGCGGCTGCTGCTCGATCACTCCCGGCGCCGATCCGTCGAACGCGCCGAACGCACCCTCGACCTGGCGTTGAAGTACGACGAAGTCTTCGCGATCGGCATGGCAGGCGAAGAAAACCACTCGCTCAGGCCATTCGCGACGGTCTTCGAGAAGGCCCGCGCCGGCGGGCTGCACCTGCTGCACCACACCGGCGAGGACGCCGGGCCGGACAGCATCCGCGAGGCGCTCGAGGTGGGCCGCACCGAACGCCTCGGGCACGGCATCCGCGTCCTCGACGACCCCGCGCTCGTCGCCGAGGTCCGCGACCGGGGCCTCGCGCTGGAGGTGTGCCCGTCGTCCAACGTGACGCTCGGGCTGGTGCCTTCCCTGCCCGAGCACCCGCTCCGCCGCCTGCGCGACGCCGGGCTGACCGTCACGCTCAACACCGACGTCCCCTCGGTCACCGGCGCGAACCTCACCGAGGAGTACGCCCGCGTGCAAGAAGCTTTCGGCTACGACGACGCCACGATGACGGACTTCGCCCGCGCGAGCGTCACGGCGTCCTTCGCTCCCGAAGCGACCAAGAAAGCCATGCTGCGAGACATCGACGCGTGGCTCACACCGGCAGCAGCCGGGTGA
- a CDS encoding antitoxin: MALLKKLTVLAGAAGAARAYAKKNPEKVNQVVGKAAKFVDDKTKGKYHEQIAGAVRKVNSVTGEPGRPGPAGPAAGR, from the coding sequence GTGGCTTTGCTGAAGAAGCTGACCGTGCTGGCCGGCGCCGCCGGGGCGGCCCGTGCCTACGCCAAGAAGAACCCCGAAAAGGTGAACCAGGTGGTCGGCAAGGCCGCGAAGTTCGTCGACGACAAGACCAAGGGCAAGTACCACGAGCAGATCGCCGGTGCGGTCCGCAAGGTCAACTCGGTGACCGGGGAGCCGGGCCGGCCGGGGCCCGCGGGACCGGCGGCCGGCCGGTAG
- a CDS encoding vWA domain-containing protein has product MTGGVPERLAAFVKALRDQGIPAGPAETVDAAAALEVLGLDDRSLVREGLAAALVRRGGQRAVFDAAFDLYFPAGIGAPERAREDRPSTLEELREELAAALADGDRQALSQLAGLAVDMLGQYGSASGPGGGFSAHQTLERLQPQTLIARVLAAVRGGGARGEFTDRLDRDEIRRRVEGFRGQVRTEARRRAAEVRGRERVAKHAIAPAPDRVDFLIASRNQLAELRRTIQPLSRKLATRLAARRRRRTRGQIDLRRTLRRSLSTGGVPMRPAYRHRRPGRPEIVLLCDLSGSVAGFANFTMLLVQALRDQFSKIRVFAFVDSADEVTHLVTTSTADPEHLGARMLSEAALVRWDGHSDYGGSLRQFTENWLDAVGPRTSVLILGDARTNGGDPNLDAVREIKARARHVYWLNPERRSLWSTGDSAALEYAEVVEMHECRTVHQLGTLVTRLLPV; this is encoded by the coding sequence GTGACCGGCGGCGTGCCCGAGCGGCTCGCGGCGTTCGTCAAGGCGCTGCGGGACCAGGGCATCCCGGCGGGTCCGGCCGAAACGGTCGACGCCGCCGCGGCGCTGGAGGTGCTCGGTCTCGACGACCGCTCACTCGTCCGTGAGGGGCTGGCCGCGGCCCTGGTCCGCCGCGGCGGGCAGCGCGCGGTGTTCGACGCCGCGTTCGACCTGTACTTCCCGGCGGGGATCGGCGCGCCCGAGCGAGCGCGCGAGGACCGGCCGTCGACGCTGGAGGAGCTGCGGGAAGAGCTGGCCGCCGCGCTGGCCGACGGCGACCGGCAGGCGTTGTCCCAGCTCGCCGGGCTGGCCGTCGACATGCTGGGGCAGTACGGCTCGGCGTCCGGACCGGGCGGTGGCTTCTCCGCCCACCAGACCCTCGAACGGCTCCAGCCGCAGACCCTGATCGCGCGGGTGCTGGCCGCCGTCCGCGGCGGCGGCGCGCGCGGGGAGTTCACCGACCGGCTCGACCGCGACGAGATCCGCCGCCGCGTCGAAGGGTTCCGCGGGCAGGTCCGCACCGAGGCGCGCCGCCGAGCGGCCGAGGTTCGCGGCCGCGAGCGCGTCGCCAAGCACGCCATCGCGCCCGCTCCGGACCGCGTCGACTTCCTCATCGCGAGCCGGAACCAGCTCGCCGAGCTGCGGCGCACGATCCAGCCGTTGTCCCGGAAGCTGGCGACGCGGCTGGCCGCGCGGCGCCGCCGGAGGACGCGGGGACAGATCGACCTGCGCCGCACGCTGCGGCGGTCGCTGTCCACCGGCGGGGTGCCGATGCGGCCGGCCTACCGCCACCGCCGTCCCGGGCGGCCGGAGATCGTGCTGCTGTGCGACCTTTCCGGGTCCGTGGCGGGGTTCGCGAACTTCACCATGCTGCTGGTGCAGGCGCTGCGGGACCAGTTCAGCAAGATCCGCGTGTTCGCCTTCGTCGACAGCGCCGACGAGGTCACCCACCTGGTGACCACCAGCACGGCCGACCCCGAGCACCTCGGCGCGCGCATGCTGTCCGAAGCGGCGCTGGTGCGCTGGGACGGCCACAGCGACTACGGCGGCTCGCTGCGCCAGTTCACCGAGAACTGGCTGGACGCAGTCGGCCCGCGGACGTCGGTGCTGATCCTCGGCGACGCCCGTACCAACGGCGGCGACCCGAACCTCGACGCGGTCCGCGAGATCAAGGCCCGCGCCCGGCACGTCTACTGGCTGAACCCCGAGCGCCGGTCGCTGTGGTCCACCGGGGACTCGGCGGCGCTGGAGTACGCCGAGGTCGTCGAGATGCACGAGTGCCGCACGGTGCACCAGCTCGGCACGCTGGTCACCCGGCTGCTGCCGGTGTGA